In Kogia breviceps isolate mKogBre1 chromosome 7, mKogBre1 haplotype 1, whole genome shotgun sequence, a single window of DNA contains:
- the LOC131759144 gene encoding tripartite motif-containing protein 77-like isoform X1, which produces MESAFTQCFPSEFVCSICKDNFTDPVTISCGHRFCAPCLCLLWEDVQTATCCPVCKAISPKMDFKSTIFAKEHILPTRESVVCHLPSSAKQMCRIHQVIKLYFCQTDKRLLCLFCSHSPEHATHEHYPIKQVAEYYRENLLMQMKSIWKKKKENQRNIKKVTNIFRVWEGFVNLRMVMIGAEYPKVYQYLQEEKQKHLEMLAIEGKIVFQRLRRNVSRMVHMGKLLRRIYEELKELCLKADVDMLQGVGDTMKRSQLMQLYIPQPMDPQLSTWSITGILERLNSFRVYVTLDHKIRNCHVALTEDLRRLQCSPDHQDVPRNPASSETTPSWGAQTFTTGKHYWEVNVGNSCNWIIGLCKESWTSRNDMLLNSEDIFLLLCVSVEDHFSLFSTFPLLPHYIQRPQGWIGVFLDYECGIISFINVARSSLICNFLSRSFSFPLRPFIWRGPK; this is translated from the exons ATGGAATCTGCTTTCACGCAGTGTTTCCCCAGTGAGTTTGTCTGCTCCATCTGCAAAGACAATTTCACAGACCCTGTCACCATTAGCTGTGGGCACAGATTTTGTGCTCCTTGCCTCTGTCTATTGTGGGAAGATGTCCAAACAGCTACTTGCTGTCCTGTGTGCAAGGCAATATCTCCGAAAATGGACTTCAAAAGCACTATTTTTGCTAAGGAACATATTCTTCCTACCAGAGAATCAGTTGTCTGCCACTTACCTAGCTCTGCCAAGCAGATGTGTAGGATACACCAAGTGATAAAGCTCTACTTCTGTCAGACTGACAAGAGACTGCTGTGTTTGTTCTGCTCTCATTCCCCAGAGCATGCCACGCATGAACACTATCCAATAAAGCAGGTTGCAGAGTACTACAGG GAGAACCTTCTGATGCAAATGAAatctatttggaaaaagaaaaaagaaaatcagagaaatataaaaaaagtGACCAACATATTCAGAGTATGGGAG GGTTTTGTAAATCTACGGATGGTGATGATAGGAGCTGAATACCCTAAGGTATATCAATATCtccaggaagaaaagcaaaaacatttaGAGATGTTGGCAATTGAAGGCAAGATTGTTTTCCAGCGACTCAGGAGAAATGTATCCAGAATGGTTCATATGGGGAAACTCCTGAGAAGAATATATGAGGAGCTGAAGGAACTGTGCCTTAAAGCAGATGTGGACATGCTCCAG GGTGTGGGAGACACAATGAAAAG gagtCAGTTAATGCAGCTGTACATTCCTCAGCCTATGGACCCACAGCTCAGTACATGGTCCATCACTGGGATATTGGAAAGGCTTAACAGCTTCCGAG TGTATGTTACGTTGGatcataaaataagaaattgtCATGTGGCTCTGACTGAAGACCTGAGACGTTTGCAGTGCAGTCCTGACCATCAAGACGTGCCCCGTAATCCAGCAAGTTCAGAGACTACTCCTTCATGGGGTGCTCAGACCTTCACCACTGGCAAACATTACTGGGAGGTGAATGTGGGAAACTCTTGTAACTGGATTATAGGACTTTGCAAGGAATCCTGGACAAGTAGGAATGATATGCTCCTTAACTCTGAGgatatttttctacttctgtgtgtCAGCGTGGAGGACCATTTCAGTCTCTTTTCTACCTTCCCACTCTTACCCCACTATATTCAAAGACCCCAGGGCTGGATAGGGGTGTTTCTAGATTATGAATGTGGTATAATAAGCTTTATTAATGTTGCCAGAAGTTCCCTCATTTGTAATTTCCTCTCAcgctctttctctttccctctcagaCCTTTCATTTGGCGTGGACCCAAGTGA
- the LOC131759144 gene encoding tripartite motif-containing protein 77-like isoform X2: MESAFTQCFPSEFVCSICKDNFTDPVTISCGHRFCAPCLCLLWEDVQTATCCPVCKAISPKMDFKSTIFAKEHILPTRESVVCHLPSSAKQMCRIHQVIKLYFCQTDKRLLCLFCSHSPEHATHEHYPIKQVAEYYRENLLMQMKSIWKKKKENQRNIKKVTNIFRVWEGVGDTMKRSQLMQLYIPQPMDPQLSTWSITGILERLNSFRVYVTLDHKIRNCHVALTEDLRRLQCSPDHQDVPRNPASSETTPSWGAQTFTTGKHYWEVNVGNSCNWIIGLCKESWTSRNDMLLNSEDIFLLLCVSVEDHFSLFSTFPLLPHYIQRPQGWIGVFLDYECGIISFINVARSSLICNFLSRSFSFPLRPFIWRGPK; this comes from the exons ATGGAATCTGCTTTCACGCAGTGTTTCCCCAGTGAGTTTGTCTGCTCCATCTGCAAAGACAATTTCACAGACCCTGTCACCATTAGCTGTGGGCACAGATTTTGTGCTCCTTGCCTCTGTCTATTGTGGGAAGATGTCCAAACAGCTACTTGCTGTCCTGTGTGCAAGGCAATATCTCCGAAAATGGACTTCAAAAGCACTATTTTTGCTAAGGAACATATTCTTCCTACCAGAGAATCAGTTGTCTGCCACTTACCTAGCTCTGCCAAGCAGATGTGTAGGATACACCAAGTGATAAAGCTCTACTTCTGTCAGACTGACAAGAGACTGCTGTGTTTGTTCTGCTCTCATTCCCCAGAGCATGCCACGCATGAACACTATCCAATAAAGCAGGTTGCAGAGTACTACAGG GAGAACCTTCTGATGCAAATGAAatctatttggaaaaagaaaaaagaaaatcagagaaatataaaaaaagtGACCAACATATTCAGAGTATGGGAG GGTGTGGGAGACACAATGAAAAG gagtCAGTTAATGCAGCTGTACATTCCTCAGCCTATGGACCCACAGCTCAGTACATGGTCCATCACTGGGATATTGGAAAGGCTTAACAGCTTCCGAG TGTATGTTACGTTGGatcataaaataagaaattgtCATGTGGCTCTGACTGAAGACCTGAGACGTTTGCAGTGCAGTCCTGACCATCAAGACGTGCCCCGTAATCCAGCAAGTTCAGAGACTACTCCTTCATGGGGTGCTCAGACCTTCACCACTGGCAAACATTACTGGGAGGTGAATGTGGGAAACTCTTGTAACTGGATTATAGGACTTTGCAAGGAATCCTGGACAAGTAGGAATGATATGCTCCTTAACTCTGAGgatatttttctacttctgtgtgtCAGCGTGGAGGACCATTTCAGTCTCTTTTCTACCTTCCCACTCTTACCCCACTATATTCAAAGACCCCAGGGCTGGATAGGGGTGTTTCTAGATTATGAATGTGGTATAATAAGCTTTATTAATGTTGCCAGAAGTTCCCTCATTTGTAATTTCCTCTCAcgctctttctctttccctctcagaCCTTTCATTTGGCGTGGACCCAAGTGA